A single genomic interval of Daucus carota subsp. sativus chromosome 1, DH1 v3.0, whole genome shotgun sequence harbors:
- the LOC108206990 gene encoding 33 kDa ribonucleoprotein, chloroplastic: MVALEVSFSRFSPYPSSCSSKSTHPLSPKASSSINFQLSPYTPTLSLKTPLLSSFKISRKSRFEVFTTVQEEVQVEEKAENVEISQKRKLYVLNLPWSLTVTDIKKLFGECGIVTDVEIIKQKSGKSRGFAFVTMDSAEEAQAVIDKFNSYELSGRVLTVEYAKRLKRPSPPPPDSPPPGKTRYKLYVSNLAWKVRANDLREFFAANFKPLSARVVFNNPSGNSAGYGFVSFATREEAESVISELNGKELLGRPIILKVGEKSIDRSVSKEEHTPDGQPEES; encoded by the exons ATGGTGGCACTAGAAGTATCTTTCTCTCGTTTCTCCCCCTACCCATCATCTTGTTCATCAAAATCTACACACCCTTTAAGCCCCAAAGCTTCATCTTCAATAAATTTCCAACTTTCCCCTTATACCCCTACCCTTTCTCTCAAAACCCCACTTCTATCTTCCTTTAAGATTTCAAGAAAATCAAGATTTGAAGTGTTTACAACAGTCCAGGAGGAGGTTCAAGTGGAAgaaaaagctgagaatgttgAAATATCTCAAAAAAGAAAGCTTTATGTTCTCAATTTGCCTTGGTCGCTCACTGTTACTGATATCAAGAAGCTGTTTGGTGAATGTGGCATTGTTACAGATGTTGag ATTATAAAGCAGAAGAGTGGGAAGAGCAGAGGGTTTGCATTTGTTACAATGGATTCTGCAGAGGAAGCTCAAGCtgttattgataaatttaaCTCTTAT GAATTGTCCGGAAGGGTTCTCACTGTAGAGTATGCAAAGAGATTAAAAAGACCTTCACCGCCTCCTCCTGATAGTCCCCCACCAGGAAAAACACGTTATAAACTTTATGTGTCCAATCTTGCATGGAAAGTGAGAGCTAACGATCTCAGAGAATTTTTTGCTGCCAATTTCAAGCCACTTTCAGCCAGAGTTGTTTTCAATAATCCCTCAGGAAACTCTGCTGGTTATGGATTTGTCTCATTTGCTACGAGGGAGGAAGCAGAGAGTGTAATATCCGAATTAAATGGAAAG GAGTTATTAGGCAGACCTATTATTCTGAAAGTTGGTGAAAAGAGCATAGATAGATCTGTAAGTAAAGAAGAACATACTCCTGATGGGCAGCCTGAAGAGTCATAG
- the LOC108205130 gene encoding uncharacterized protein LOC108205130, whose amino-acid sequence MAGENESDPDYVTCMLQPRRPDSDLNYVGIRRLLLSRKPRPTILRRKDWRCNGRGYVAFRNYINRPSNWENTHIASHASTPSGNWMQSLGSFSQLSLLLDGDSWSTTPSREVQSNSQALSRSASSSSVGGSDINPPRRKAEPGYSFVGMHFIFDQCKAMVTVVKFGHMSSDLLAYGASDGTLTVCTVSEPPSILKKLTGHSKDVTDFDFTLGNQYIASSSEDKTVRVWDISKGICIRVIYGVSAQLCIRFHPVNNNFLSAGNANREINVFNFSTGRIIDKAVFDSEVTAMDHDHTGQLIFCGDAQGSIYTVKMNSHTGNLSRSHRNRSGSKQKSPVTTVQYRTFSLLSRGPVLLSFTRDGSLSYFSVSLERQGYLTIRCSLRLGTRLHSIRASFCPLLSLEKGEYIVVGSDDANVYFYDLTRPKHPCVNKLQGHGYAVIGIAWNYGETLLASSDFGGTVIVWKRAKTK is encoded by the exons ATGGCGGGTGAAAATGAAAGTGATCCGGACTACGTCACTTGTATGCTTCAACCTCGCCGGCCGGACTCCGATCTCAATTACGTCGGAATTCGCAGGCTCCTGCTCTCTCGCAAGCCCCGGCCAACTATCCTTCGCCGCAAG GATTGGCGGTGCAATGGGAGAGGCTACGTGGCGTTCCGTAATTACATCAACAGACCTAGCAATTGGGAGAATACGCATATCGCGAGCCACGCCAGTACTCCCAGTGGGAATTGGATGCAGTCTCTGGGTTCTTTCAGTCAACTGTCGCTTTTGCTCGATGGCGATAGCTGGAGTACAACTCCGAGCAGG GAGGTGCAAAGTAACAGTCAAGCATTGAGTCGAAGTGCAAGTTCAAGCTCAGTTGGTGGAAGTGATATTAATCCCCCGCGAAGAAAGGCTGAACCTGGATATTCGTTTGTGGGGATGCATTTTATTTTTGACCAATGCAAAGCAATGG TTACGGTTGTGAAGTTCGGGCATATGAGTTCAGATTTACTAGCGTATGGAGCATCAGATGGAACGCTGACTGTGTGCACTGTCTCTGAACCACCTTCCATACTCAAGAAATTAACAGGGCACTCGAAAGATGTCACAG ATTTTGACTTCACATTGGGCAACCAGTACATAGCATCATCTTCAGAGGATAAAACAGTGAGAGTATGGGACATATCTAAAGGAATATGTATTCGAGTAATTTATGGAGTCTCTGCGCAGCTGTGTATCCGGTTTCACCCT GTCAATAATAACTTTCTATCAGCTGGAAATGCGAATAGGGAAATTAAT GTGTTTAATTTTAGCACTGGGAGAATTATCGATAAAGCAGTCTTTGATAGTGAGGTGACTGCGATGGACCATGACCACACTGGTCAGCTTATTTTCTGTGGGGATGCTCAG GGATCTATATACACAGTCAAAATGAACTCGCACACGGGTAATTTGTCTAGATCTCACCGTAACCGTAGCGGTAGCAAACAGAAATCTCCAGTCACGACTGTACAGTATAGAACCTTTTCTCTACTGTCACGAGGACCTGTGCTGTTGTCATTTACTAGAGATGGAAGCTTGTCTTATTTCAG TGTTTCTTTAGAAAGACAAGGTTACCTTACTATACGTTGCTCGCTTAGATTGGGTACACGGCTGCACAGCATTCGCGCTTCCTTTTGCCCACTTCTTTCTCTTGAAAAAGGAGAATACATAG TTGTTGGGAGTGACGATGCAAATGTCTACTTCTACGACTTGACACGCCCAAAGCATCCATGCGTGAACAAGCTACAG GGTCACGGTTATGCAGTTATAGGAATTGCTTGGAATTATGGAGAGACTTTGTTGGCATCTTCGGACTTTGGAGGCACTGTTATTGTTTGGAAGAGAGCAAAAACAAAGTAA
- the LOC108224410 gene encoding putative F-box protein At3g21120, which yields MSRLTRGKRKRVSPALKSGRPGKKMKPIPELPQELFRDEILSRLPIESVSRFKSVCKSWLSLFSDPHFVKQHNDRLNPKENDLLVIRKYGHIAIISRYQEQFLLRNDDDWNLIGSAKGLVSLCCRNVVSLWNPAIHQSKEFHLPPLVYGCLCRAGLGYDPLSKDYKVGICYRSLDKLRLCYAVYSSSSASWIHYQFDDRDVEIVISDFENKSLTPTTMVRDSPYWTTSSTTISSSNEEKAILCLDAFKFDATSNRFKLLPRYSSEFSKDKKFKVVCMRDLLSFMAYERCPVCKLEVYSLDEDKGCKGGVWSKMYSFGPFLRFRRFDCLQQGFKYGDEIVINEYGDLTRFNHKLGTFERIPGVMAPDTGDCFTYTPSLVSLPGMTSIYLENQTPLPGHHPTIRPLRLVNSLRDHLPLEKTTQVFN from the coding sequence ATGTCTCGGCTAACCAGGGGAAAACGCAAAAGGGTGTCGCCGGCGCTTAAATCGGGACGGCCTGGAAAAAAGATGAAACCCATTCCGGAGCTTCCACAAGAATTATTCCGAGATGAAATCCTGTCACGCCTCCCAATCGAATCCGTGTCACGTTTCAAGTCTGTATGTAAGTCATGGCTATCTCTATTTTCCGATCCTCACTTCGTGAAACAACATAATGATCGTCTAAACCCTAAGGAAAATGACTTGCTGGTTATTAGAAAATATGGCCACATTGCTATTATCTCCCGCTACCAAGAGCAATTTCTCCTCAGAAACGATGATGATTGGAATCTGATCGGTTCTGCCAAGGGCTTAGTCTCTCTGTGTTGTAGAAATGTAGTGTCCTTGTGGAACCCCGCAATTCATCAATCTAAGGAATTTCACCTTCCACCGCTAGTTTATGGTTGTCTGTGTAGAGCGGGACTCGGTTATGATCCTTTAAGTAAGGACTACAAGGTGGGGATATGCTATCGGTCGCTTGATAAGTTACGTCTTTGTTATGCTGTTTACTCCTCGAGTTCAGCTTCATGGATTCATTATCAGTTTGATGATCGTGATGTTGAGATTGTTATTTCTGATTTTGAGAATAAATCTCTAACTCCGACTACCATGGTTAGGGATTCTCCTTATTGGACTACTTCTTCTACTACTATCTCGTCCTCGAATGAGGAGAAGGCCATTCTATGTTTGGATGCATTCAAGTTTGATGCCACAAGTAACAGGTTCAAGTTGCTGCCTCGGTACTCCTCTGAATTCAGCAAGGATAAGAAATTTAAAGTCGTCTGTATGAGGGACCTTCTTAGTTTCATGGCATATGAAAGATGTCCAGTTTGTAAGCTTGAGGTGTATTCTTTGGACGAGGACAAGGGATGCAAGGGTGGTGTGTGGAGTAAGATGTACAGTTTCGGACCATTTCTACGTTTTCGACGTTTTGACTGCCTGCAACAGGGTTTCAAGTATGGCGACGAGATTGTAATTAATGAATATGGTGACCTTACCCGCTTTAATCACAAACTGGGGACTTTTGAGCGCATCCCGGGTGTAATGGCTCCTGATACGGGTGACTGCTTTACATATACACCTAGTTTGGTTTCCCTTCCAGGAATGACCtctatttatttagaaaaccaGACTCCTCTACCTGGTCATCACCCTACAATTCGTCCTCTGCGTTTAGTGAATTCACTAAGAGATCATTTGCCATTAGAGAAGACGACTCAAGTGTTCAATTGA